From a single Rhinolophus ferrumequinum isolate MPI-CBG mRhiFer1 chromosome 15, mRhiFer1_v1.p, whole genome shotgun sequence genomic region:
- the RINL gene encoding ras and Rab interactor-like protein isoform X3: MAQPEDNALAGHTDRDRLVPSQENGASETCLGVLGAPEPLHRLQRTWGVWQIPELDAQGAEALLELWPPGSFLVTGHDPSQVLVLRTGPSPGEVNTYQIQKVPGGMSLESSKLCMPDLPHLLAFLSASRDILPRTLLLPPPTLVPGEHTDPADWQCPLNTSGRVHSMENKLYLETHRGWVMEQTSPETPPVTAKKHDPAPRNSGPHQVSWVEGPLSPEVHHPGPALANLVEEEQEEDEEEEDYGCKDEEEGPEDMLTRHVQALARARSSYVARQLRDLQARLTSDAGGHHKPGDPATELLQDVRHLLTDLQDHLAKDPDVRAVFRSRGPGVPQKEEDLGSRVEAALCRVVLAPLKPALWKRLRTLRAPELRRLRRRQIALRVGAGPERQGPAPTRRSRIHARLAHLHAACAPRRKVALLLAVCSDVYAGLAPGKNQEPLGADAFLPALTEELIWSPDIGETQLDVEFLMELLDPEELLGEAGYYLTTWFGALHHIAHYQPDAERAPQGLSSEARASLRQWHSRRTLHRQDRTGTQEGRRFDTNRKRQGEDRAET; the protein is encoded by the exons ATGGCCCAGCCAGAGGACAACGCCTTGGCAGGCCACACCGACAGGGATAG ATTGGTCCCATCACAGGAGAATGGAGCCAGCGAGACCTGCTTAGGGGTCCTCGGGGCCCCAGAGCCACTCCATCGCCTGCAGAGGACATGGGGGGTGTGGCAAATCCCAGAGCTGGATGCTCAGGGCGCAGAAGCCCTTCTGGAGCTGTGGCCACCGGGG AGTTTCCTGGTCACAGGACATGACCCCAGCCAAGTCCTGGTGTTGAGGACAGGACCTTCACCAGGGGAAGTCAATACCTACCAGATTCAGAAGGTTCCTGGAG GTATGTCTCTAGAATCTTCTAAGCTCTGCATGCCAGACCTGCCCCATCTCCTGGCCTTCCTATCAGCCAGCAG ggACATTTTGCCCAGAACGCTGCTCTTGCCCCCTCCCACTCTAGTGCCTGGGGAACACACAG ATCCTGCAGATTGGCAGTGTCCACTTAACACCTCAGGTAGAGTGCACTCCATGGAGAACAAGCTGTACCTGGAAACCCACAGAGGGTGGGTGATGGAACAGACCTCCCCAGAGACACCTCCAGTGACTGCCAAGAAACATGATCCAG CCCCCAGGAACTCTGGCCCTCACCAGGTCTCCTGGGTGGAAGGCCCACTCAGCCCGGAAGTACACCATCCTGGGCCAGCTCTCGCCAACTTGGTAGAGGAAGAacaggaggaggacgaggaggaggaggattaTGGCTGCAAAGATGAAGAGGAAGGACCTGAGGACATGCTTACTCGTCATGTCCAAGCTCTGGCCAGAGCCCGGAGCAGCTATGTGGCCAGGCAGCTCAGAGACCTTCAGGCGCGCCTCACTTCAGATGCTGGGGGCCACCATAAGCCTGGGGACCCAGCCACAGAGCTGCTTCAGGATGTGCGGCACCTTCTTACTGACCTCCAGGATCATTTAGCAAAGGACCCTGATGTCAGGGCCGTCTTCAGGAGCAGGGGGCCTGGGGTACCCCAGAAGGAGGAGGATCTTG GCTCCAGGGTGGAGGCGGCCTTGTGCCGGGTGGTACTGGCGCCGCTGAAGCCCGCCCTGTGGAAGCGACTCCGCACACTCCGTGCTCCAGAGCTGCGGCGACTGCGGCGGAGACAAATAGCCCtgcgggtgggggcggggcctgagagacagggccccgcccccacccggcGGAGCCGCATCCACGCGCGCCTCGCGCACCTCCACGCTGCTTGCGCCCCACGCCGCAAAGTGGCACTGCTGCTGGCGGTGTGCAGTGACGTCTACGCTGGCCTGGCTCCAGGCAAGAACCAAG AGCCCTTGGGGGCCGACGCCTTCCTGCCAGCTCTGACGGAGGAACTCATCTGGAGTCCAGACATTGGGGAGACGCAGCTGGACGTGGAGTTTCTTATGGAGCTTTTGGATCCGGAAGAGCTACTGGGAGAAG CCGGGTACTACCTGACCACGTGGTTTGGGGCGCTGCACCACATTGCCCACTACCAGCCCGATGCGGAACGCGCGCCCCAGGGACTCAGCTCCGAGGCCCGTGCCTCCCTTCGACAGTGGCACAGCAGGCGGACGCTACACCGACAGGACCGCACCGGAACCCAG GAAGGCAGGAGATTtgacacaaacagaaaaagacaaggtGAAGACAGAGCAGAGACTTGA
- the RINL gene encoding ras and Rab interactor-like protein isoform X2, which produces MAQPEDNALAGHTDRDRLVPSQENGASETCLGVLGAPEPLHRLQRTWGVWQIPELDAQGAEALLELWPPGSFLVTGHDPSQVLVLRTGPSPGEVNTYQIQKVPGGMSLESSKLCMPDLPHLLAFLSASRDILPRTLLLPPPTLVPGEHTDPADWQCPLNTSGRVHSMENKLYLETHRGWVMEQTSPETPPVTAKKHDPAPRNSGPHQVSWVEGPLSPEVHHPGPALANLVEEEQEEDEEEEDYGCKDEEEGPEDMLTRHVQALARARSSYVARQLRDLQARLTSDAGGHHKPGDPATELLQDVRHLLTDLQDHLAKDPDVRAVFRSRGPGVPQKEEDLGSRVEAALCRVVLAPLKPALWKRLRTLRAPELRRLRRRQIALRVGAGPERQGPAPTRRSRIHARLAHLHAACAPRRKVALLLAVCSDVYAGLAPGKNQEPLGADAFLPALTEELIWSPDIGETQLDVEFLMELLDPEELLGEAGYYLTTWFGALHHIAHYQPDAERAPQGLSSEARASLRQWHSRRTLHRQDRTGTQVTIHQTASRRVGWPCCLSAPDSCLSPQADLPFEKPWAIETVPRDR; this is translated from the exons ATGGCCCAGCCAGAGGACAACGCCTTGGCAGGCCACACCGACAGGGATAG ATTGGTCCCATCACAGGAGAATGGAGCCAGCGAGACCTGCTTAGGGGTCCTCGGGGCCCCAGAGCCACTCCATCGCCTGCAGAGGACATGGGGGGTGTGGCAAATCCCAGAGCTGGATGCTCAGGGCGCAGAAGCCCTTCTGGAGCTGTGGCCACCGGGG AGTTTCCTGGTCACAGGACATGACCCCAGCCAAGTCCTGGTGTTGAGGACAGGACCTTCACCAGGGGAAGTCAATACCTACCAGATTCAGAAGGTTCCTGGAG GTATGTCTCTAGAATCTTCTAAGCTCTGCATGCCAGACCTGCCCCATCTCCTGGCCTTCCTATCAGCCAGCAG ggACATTTTGCCCAGAACGCTGCTCTTGCCCCCTCCCACTCTAGTGCCTGGGGAACACACAG ATCCTGCAGATTGGCAGTGTCCACTTAACACCTCAGGTAGAGTGCACTCCATGGAGAACAAGCTGTACCTGGAAACCCACAGAGGGTGGGTGATGGAACAGACCTCCCCAGAGACACCTCCAGTGACTGCCAAGAAACATGATCCAG CCCCCAGGAACTCTGGCCCTCACCAGGTCTCCTGGGTGGAAGGCCCACTCAGCCCGGAAGTACACCATCCTGGGCCAGCTCTCGCCAACTTGGTAGAGGAAGAacaggaggaggacgaggaggaggaggattaTGGCTGCAAAGATGAAGAGGAAGGACCTGAGGACATGCTTACTCGTCATGTCCAAGCTCTGGCCAGAGCCCGGAGCAGCTATGTGGCCAGGCAGCTCAGAGACCTTCAGGCGCGCCTCACTTCAGATGCTGGGGGCCACCATAAGCCTGGGGACCCAGCCACAGAGCTGCTTCAGGATGTGCGGCACCTTCTTACTGACCTCCAGGATCATTTAGCAAAGGACCCTGATGTCAGGGCCGTCTTCAGGAGCAGGGGGCCTGGGGTACCCCAGAAGGAGGAGGATCTTG GCTCCAGGGTGGAGGCGGCCTTGTGCCGGGTGGTACTGGCGCCGCTGAAGCCCGCCCTGTGGAAGCGACTCCGCACACTCCGTGCTCCAGAGCTGCGGCGACTGCGGCGGAGACAAATAGCCCtgcgggtgggggcggggcctgagagacagggccccgcccccacccggcGGAGCCGCATCCACGCGCGCCTCGCGCACCTCCACGCTGCTTGCGCCCCACGCCGCAAAGTGGCACTGCTGCTGGCGGTGTGCAGTGACGTCTACGCTGGCCTGGCTCCAGGCAAGAACCAAG AGCCCTTGGGGGCCGACGCCTTCCTGCCAGCTCTGACGGAGGAACTCATCTGGAGTCCAGACATTGGGGAGACGCAGCTGGACGTGGAGTTTCTTATGGAGCTTTTGGATCCGGAAGAGCTACTGGGAGAAG CCGGGTACTACCTGACCACGTGGTTTGGGGCGCTGCACCACATTGCCCACTACCAGCCCGATGCGGAACGCGCGCCCCAGGGACTCAGCTCCGAGGCCCGTGCCTCCCTTCGACAGTGGCACAGCAGGCGGACGCTACACCGACAGGACCGCACCGGAACCCAGGTGACCATCCATCAGACTGCCAGTAGAAGGGTGGGCTGGCCCTGTTGCCTTTCTGCCCCAGACTCTTGCCTCTCCCCACAGGCCGATCTGCCCTTTGAGAAACCATGGGCAATAGAGACTGTGCCGCGAGACCGATGA
- the RINL gene encoding ras and Rab interactor-like protein isoform X1, producing MAQPEDNALAGHTDRDRLVPSQENGASETCLGVLGAPEPLHRLQRTWGVWQIPELDAQGAEALLELWPPGSFLVTGHDPSQVLVLRTGPSPGEVNTYQIQKVPGGMSLESSKLCMPDLPHLLAFLSASRDILPRTLLLPPPTLVPGEHTDPADWQCPLNTSGRVHSMENKLYLETHRGWVMEQTSPETPPVTAKKHDPAPRNSGPHQVSWVEGPLSPEVHHPGPALANLVEEEQEEDEEEEDYGCKDEEEGPEDMLTRHVQALARARSSYVARQLRDLQARLTSDAGGHHKPGDPATELLQDVRHLLTDLQDHLAKDPDVRAVFRSRGPGVPQKEEDLGSRVEAALCRVVLAPLKPALWKRLRTLRAPELRRLRRRQIALRVGAGPERQGPAPTRRSRIHARLAHLHAACAPRRKVALLLAVCSDVYAGLAPGKNQEPLGADAFLPALTEELIWSPDIGETQLDVEFLMELLDPEELLGEAGYYLTTWFGALHHIAHYQPDAERAPQGLSSEARASLRQWHSRRTLHRQDRTGTQAGDLTQTEKDKVKTEQRLEDYLEDWCDAATSQGMLSATRNEARDSSPLEPPEGVGPCDTLISAW from the exons ATGGCCCAGCCAGAGGACAACGCCTTGGCAGGCCACACCGACAGGGATAG ATTGGTCCCATCACAGGAGAATGGAGCCAGCGAGACCTGCTTAGGGGTCCTCGGGGCCCCAGAGCCACTCCATCGCCTGCAGAGGACATGGGGGGTGTGGCAAATCCCAGAGCTGGATGCTCAGGGCGCAGAAGCCCTTCTGGAGCTGTGGCCACCGGGG AGTTTCCTGGTCACAGGACATGACCCCAGCCAAGTCCTGGTGTTGAGGACAGGACCTTCACCAGGGGAAGTCAATACCTACCAGATTCAGAAGGTTCCTGGAG GTATGTCTCTAGAATCTTCTAAGCTCTGCATGCCAGACCTGCCCCATCTCCTGGCCTTCCTATCAGCCAGCAG ggACATTTTGCCCAGAACGCTGCTCTTGCCCCCTCCCACTCTAGTGCCTGGGGAACACACAG ATCCTGCAGATTGGCAGTGTCCACTTAACACCTCAGGTAGAGTGCACTCCATGGAGAACAAGCTGTACCTGGAAACCCACAGAGGGTGGGTGATGGAACAGACCTCCCCAGAGACACCTCCAGTGACTGCCAAGAAACATGATCCAG CCCCCAGGAACTCTGGCCCTCACCAGGTCTCCTGGGTGGAAGGCCCACTCAGCCCGGAAGTACACCATCCTGGGCCAGCTCTCGCCAACTTGGTAGAGGAAGAacaggaggaggacgaggaggaggaggattaTGGCTGCAAAGATGAAGAGGAAGGACCTGAGGACATGCTTACTCGTCATGTCCAAGCTCTGGCCAGAGCCCGGAGCAGCTATGTGGCCAGGCAGCTCAGAGACCTTCAGGCGCGCCTCACTTCAGATGCTGGGGGCCACCATAAGCCTGGGGACCCAGCCACAGAGCTGCTTCAGGATGTGCGGCACCTTCTTACTGACCTCCAGGATCATTTAGCAAAGGACCCTGATGTCAGGGCCGTCTTCAGGAGCAGGGGGCCTGGGGTACCCCAGAAGGAGGAGGATCTTG GCTCCAGGGTGGAGGCGGCCTTGTGCCGGGTGGTACTGGCGCCGCTGAAGCCCGCCCTGTGGAAGCGACTCCGCACACTCCGTGCTCCAGAGCTGCGGCGACTGCGGCGGAGACAAATAGCCCtgcgggtgggggcggggcctgagagacagggccccgcccccacccggcGGAGCCGCATCCACGCGCGCCTCGCGCACCTCCACGCTGCTTGCGCCCCACGCCGCAAAGTGGCACTGCTGCTGGCGGTGTGCAGTGACGTCTACGCTGGCCTGGCTCCAGGCAAGAACCAAG AGCCCTTGGGGGCCGACGCCTTCCTGCCAGCTCTGACGGAGGAACTCATCTGGAGTCCAGACATTGGGGAGACGCAGCTGGACGTGGAGTTTCTTATGGAGCTTTTGGATCCGGAAGAGCTACTGGGAGAAG CCGGGTACTACCTGACCACGTGGTTTGGGGCGCTGCACCACATTGCCCACTACCAGCCCGATGCGGAACGCGCGCCCCAGGGACTCAGCTCCGAGGCCCGTGCCTCCCTTCGACAGTGGCACAGCAGGCGGACGCTACACCGACAGGACCGCACCGGAACCCAG GCAGGAGATTtgacacaaacagaaaaagacaaggtGAAGACAGAGCAGAGACTTGAAGATTACCTTGAAGATTGgtgtgatgcagccacaagccaaggaatgctgtcAGCAACCAGAAACGAGGCAAGGGACAgttctcccttagagcctccagaaggagtggggccctgtgacaccttgatttcagcctggtgA
- the RINL gene encoding ras and Rab interactor-like protein isoform X4, with amino-acid sequence MSLESSKLCMPDLPHLLAFLSASRDILPRTLLLPPPTLVPGEHTDPADWQCPLNTSGRVHSMENKLYLETHRGWVMEQTSPETPPVTAKKHDPAPRNSGPHQVSWVEGPLSPEVHHPGPALANLVEEEQEEDEEEEDYGCKDEEEGPEDMLTRHVQALARARSSYVARQLRDLQARLTSDAGGHHKPGDPATELLQDVRHLLTDLQDHLAKDPDVRAVFRSRGPGVPQKEEDLGSRVEAALCRVVLAPLKPALWKRLRTLRAPELRRLRRRQIALRVGAGPERQGPAPTRRSRIHARLAHLHAACAPRRKVALLLAVCSDVYAGLAPGKNQEPLGADAFLPALTEELIWSPDIGETQLDVEFLMELLDPEELLGEAGYYLTTWFGALHHIAHYQPDAERAPQGLSSEARASLRQWHSRRTLHRQDRTGTQAGDLTQTEKDKVKTEQRLEDYLEDWCDAATSQGMLSATRNEARDSSPLEPPEGVGPCDTLISAW; translated from the exons ATGTCTCTAGAATCTTCTAAGCTCTGCATGCCAGACCTGCCCCATCTCCTGGCCTTCCTATCAGCCAGCAG ggACATTTTGCCCAGAACGCTGCTCTTGCCCCCTCCCACTCTAGTGCCTGGGGAACACACAG ATCCTGCAGATTGGCAGTGTCCACTTAACACCTCAGGTAGAGTGCACTCCATGGAGAACAAGCTGTACCTGGAAACCCACAGAGGGTGGGTGATGGAACAGACCTCCCCAGAGACACCTCCAGTGACTGCCAAGAAACATGATCCAG CCCCCAGGAACTCTGGCCCTCACCAGGTCTCCTGGGTGGAAGGCCCACTCAGCCCGGAAGTACACCATCCTGGGCCAGCTCTCGCCAACTTGGTAGAGGAAGAacaggaggaggacgaggaggaggaggattaTGGCTGCAAAGATGAAGAGGAAGGACCTGAGGACATGCTTACTCGTCATGTCCAAGCTCTGGCCAGAGCCCGGAGCAGCTATGTGGCCAGGCAGCTCAGAGACCTTCAGGCGCGCCTCACTTCAGATGCTGGGGGCCACCATAAGCCTGGGGACCCAGCCACAGAGCTGCTTCAGGATGTGCGGCACCTTCTTACTGACCTCCAGGATCATTTAGCAAAGGACCCTGATGTCAGGGCCGTCTTCAGGAGCAGGGGGCCTGGGGTACCCCAGAAGGAGGAGGATCTTG GCTCCAGGGTGGAGGCGGCCTTGTGCCGGGTGGTACTGGCGCCGCTGAAGCCCGCCCTGTGGAAGCGACTCCGCACACTCCGTGCTCCAGAGCTGCGGCGACTGCGGCGGAGACAAATAGCCCtgcgggtgggggcggggcctgagagacagggccccgcccccacccggcGGAGCCGCATCCACGCGCGCCTCGCGCACCTCCACGCTGCTTGCGCCCCACGCCGCAAAGTGGCACTGCTGCTGGCGGTGTGCAGTGACGTCTACGCTGGCCTGGCTCCAGGCAAGAACCAAG AGCCCTTGGGGGCCGACGCCTTCCTGCCAGCTCTGACGGAGGAACTCATCTGGAGTCCAGACATTGGGGAGACGCAGCTGGACGTGGAGTTTCTTATGGAGCTTTTGGATCCGGAAGAGCTACTGGGAGAAG CCGGGTACTACCTGACCACGTGGTTTGGGGCGCTGCACCACATTGCCCACTACCAGCCCGATGCGGAACGCGCGCCCCAGGGACTCAGCTCCGAGGCCCGTGCCTCCCTTCGACAGTGGCACAGCAGGCGGACGCTACACCGACAGGACCGCACCGGAACCCAG GCAGGAGATTtgacacaaacagaaaaagacaaggtGAAGACAGAGCAGAGACTTGAAGATTACCTTGAAGATTGgtgtgatgcagccacaagccaaggaatgctgtcAGCAACCAGAAACGAGGCAAGGGACAgttctcccttagagcctccagaaggagtggggccctgtgacaccttgatttcagcctggtgA